In Fundidesulfovibrio magnetotacticus, a single window of DNA contains:
- a CDS encoding recombination-associated protein RdgC, with protein sequence MGLLSTSGSFTRYAVVEEMTGQLAAQLPELLARYSFRDIDDTSDERSYGWVCLEDWLDPFWRAAPPEKAHFLAFSLRLDTRRVPPAVFKKHFQLALKAEKEAMKETGKTFITKDRKQELKDQVALKLRARFLPIPAVFDAVWNLRSNRVYLATTNSKVKTLFEDYFKLSFNLTLEPLDPYFLARRLADASRHAMIDELEQSPFAGR encoded by the coding sequence GTGGGCTTGCTTTCGACCAGCGGCAGCTTCACCCGCTACGCCGTGGTGGAGGAAATGACCGGCCAACTGGCGGCCCAGCTCCCCGAGCTGCTGGCCAGGTATTCCTTCCGCGACATCGACGACACCAGCGACGAGCGCAGCTACGGCTGGGTCTGCCTGGAAGACTGGCTGGACCCCTTCTGGCGCGCCGCGCCCCCGGAAAAGGCCCACTTCCTGGCCTTCTCCCTGCGGCTCGACACCCGCCGCGTGCCCCCGGCCGTGTTCAAGAAGCACTTCCAGCTGGCCCTCAAGGCCGAGAAGGAAGCCATGAAGGAAACGGGCAAGACCTTCATCACCAAGGACCGCAAGCAGGAGCTCAAGGACCAGGTGGCCTTGAAGCTGCGCGCCCGCTTCCTGCCCATCCCGGCCGTTTTCGACGCCGTGTGGAACCTGCGCTCCAACCGCGTCTACCTGGCCACCACCAACTCCAAGGTGAAGACCCTCTTCGAAGACTACTTCAAGTTAAGCTTCAACCTCACCCTGGAGCCCCTGGACCCCTATTTCCTTGCCCGGCGTCTCGCGGACGCGTCCCGCCACGCCATGATCGACGAACTCGAACAGAGCCCCTTCGCGGGCCGGTAG
- a CDS encoding ABC transporter permease translates to MPFSLPLPLVLARRELRGGVRGLWTFLGCLGLGVAAIALVGTLSEAFRASVSEQAAQLMGGDVEVSLSNAPLADADLARLAARGRVGRVLEMRAMAYGEGEGRRALVSAKAVDGAWPLLGTLETDPALERDEALAERDGVHGTVVHPDLLERLGVRVGDFIEVGDARFQVRAVLRSEPDRAMRLLAFGPRLLLSVEGMERTGLARPGSMVRHEYRLLLPSGADAAETARELKESFADPGVRVRTASEAAPSIRDGFGRLGGLMALVGLSALLLGGLGVSEGVAGYLEGKTRTIATLKALGSPRRLVFWTFFPQVLALALAGIGLGLAVGAAVGWLAAPLLGSVLPVEPKPGLYPRALGLAGLFGLITAVAFALPPLSSRLRVSPLTLFRGYVAPEKARPTGGAVAASGLLAAALSWLVLASSPDPRLGWGFLGACAACAVAFWLLAKLLTLLARALPEPRDPRVALALRGLHRPGNPTGAVVACLGLGLTALCAVSLSDANFQHAMKSELPAQAPAFFFLDVQPYQLEEFEGIVRGVPGVTRVDVAPSLRGRIVRVKGVPVEQLDVAENVAWAVRGDRSLSYSREMPPDARLTAGAWWPADYAGEPLVSLDEEVAKGLGLRVGDTVSVSVLGREVELKVASLRRINWLSLSLNHVFVLSPGVIDQAPLSYLATAYVDPARPEAYSKVYQGVSSRMGNVSIQRVDEALADVGRLAGQIALAVRASAAVTLLAGLLVLSQSLRAAMARRVYETVVFKVCGAGRRDVMGIMLVEHGLAGLAAGLAALALGSGLSWFFITSYLQVEWSFFAGPVLGVLGTAMALTLAMSLAGMWRVLSQKAAPYLREE, encoded by the coding sequence ATGCCTTTTTCTCTTCCACTCCCCCTCGTCCTGGCCCGCCGCGAACTGCGCGGCGGGGTTCGCGGGCTTTGGACGTTTCTGGGCTGCCTGGGCCTGGGCGTGGCGGCCATCGCCCTGGTGGGCACGCTGTCGGAGGCGTTTCGGGCCTCGGTGTCGGAGCAGGCGGCCCAGTTGATGGGCGGCGACGTGGAGGTGAGCCTCTCCAACGCCCCCCTTGCCGACGCGGACCTGGCGCGCCTGGCGGCGCGTGGCCGCGTGGGGCGCGTGCTGGAGATGCGGGCCATGGCCTACGGCGAGGGGGAGGGCAGGCGGGCGCTCGTCTCGGCCAAGGCCGTGGACGGGGCCTGGCCGCTTCTGGGGACGCTGGAGACCGACCCGGCCCTGGAGCGGGACGAGGCCCTGGCAGAGCGTGACGGCGTGCACGGCACGGTGGTCCATCCGGACCTGCTGGAGCGCCTGGGCGTGCGCGTTGGCGATTTCATCGAGGTGGGCGACGCCCGCTTCCAGGTGCGCGCCGTGCTTCGGAGCGAGCCGGACCGGGCCATGCGCCTGCTGGCCTTCGGGCCGAGGCTTCTGCTCTCGGTGGAGGGCATGGAGCGCACGGGCCTGGCGCGGCCGGGCTCCATGGTGCGCCACGAGTACCGGCTGCTGCTGCCCTCCGGGGCGGACGCGGCCGAGACGGCCCGGGAGCTCAAGGAGTCCTTCGCGGACCCGGGCGTTCGGGTGCGCACGGCCTCGGAGGCCGCGCCCAGCATCCGCGACGGTTTCGGCAGGCTGGGCGGGCTCATGGCCCTGGTGGGCCTGTCGGCCCTGCTCCTGGGGGGGCTGGGCGTCTCGGAGGGCGTGGCGGGCTACCTGGAGGGCAAGACCCGGACCATCGCCACCCTGAAGGCCCTGGGCTCGCCCCGGCGGCTGGTGTTCTGGACGTTCTTCCCCCAGGTGCTGGCCCTGGCCCTGGCCGGGATCGGCCTTGGCCTGGCCGTCGGTGCAGCCGTGGGCTGGCTGGCCGCTCCGCTCCTTGGGAGCGTGCTGCCGGTGGAGCCCAAGCCGGGGCTCTATCCGCGCGCCCTGGGCCTGGCTGGGCTCTTCGGGCTCATCACGGCGGTGGCCTTCGCGCTGCCGCCGTTGTCGTCGCGGTTGCGTGTCTCGCCGCTCACGCTCTTCCGGGGCTACGTGGCCCCGGAGAAGGCCCGTCCCACGGGGGGGGCCGTGGCGGCTTCGGGGCTCCTTGCCGCGGCACTGAGCTGGCTGGTGCTGGCCAGTTCGCCGGACCCGCGTCTGGGTTGGGGGTTCCTGGGGGCCTGCGCGGCCTGCGCCGTGGCCTTCTGGCTGCTGGCGAAGCTCCTGACGCTCCTGGCGCGCGCCCTGCCCGAACCGCGCGACCCGCGCGTGGCCCTGGCCCTGCGCGGGTTGCACCGCCCGGGCAATCCGACGGGGGCGGTGGTGGCCTGCCTGGGCCTGGGGCTCACGGCGCTGTGCGCGGTGTCGCTGTCAGACGCCAACTTCCAGCACGCCATGAAAAGCGAGCTGCCCGCCCAGGCCCCGGCCTTTTTCTTTCTGGACGTGCAGCCCTACCAACTGGAGGAGTTCGAGGGCATCGTGCGCGGCGTGCCGGGCGTGACCCGCGTGGACGTGGCCCCCTCGCTGCGCGGGCGCATCGTGCGGGTGAAGGGCGTGCCGGTGGAACAGTTGGATGTGGCCGAGAACGTGGCCTGGGCCGTGCGCGGAGACAGAAGCCTGAGCTACTCCCGGGAGATGCCCCCGGATGCGCGGCTCACGGCCGGGGCGTGGTGGCCCGCCGACTACGCGGGCGAACCGCTGGTCTCCCTGGACGAGGAGGTGGCCAAGGGGCTGGGGCTTCGCGTGGGCGACACGGTGAGCGTGAGCGTGCTGGGGCGCGAGGTGGAGCTGAAGGTGGCGAGCCTGCGGCGCATCAACTGGCTCTCGCTTTCGCTCAACCACGTGTTCGTGCTCTCGCCCGGGGTGATCGACCAGGCCCCGCTGAGCTACCTGGCCACGGCCTACGTGGACCCGGCGCGTCCCGAGGCGTATTCGAAGGTCTATCAGGGCGTGAGTTCGCGCATGGGCAACGTGAGCATCCAGCGCGTGGACGAGGCCCTGGCGGACGTGGGGCGGCTGGCGGGGCAGATCGCGCTGGCGGTGCGGGCCTCGGCGGCGGTGACGCTCCTGGCGGGGCTCCTGGTGCTCTCGCAGAGCCTACGCGCGGCCATGGCGCGCCGCGTCTACGAGACGGTGGTGTTCAAGGTGTGCGGGGCCGGGCGTCGCGACGTGATGGGCATCATGCTGGTGGAGCACGGCCTGGCTGGGCTGGCGGCGGGCCTGGCCGCGCTGGCTCTGGGGTCCGGGCTCTCGTGGTTTTTCATCACGAGCTACCTGCAGGTGGAGTGGAGCTTCTTCGCGGGGCCCGTGCTGGGCGTGCTGGGAACGGCCATGGCGCTGACGCTGGCGATGTCCCTGGCCGGGATGTGGCGGGTGCTCTCCCAGAAGGCCGCGCCGTACCTGCGCGAGGAGTAG
- a CDS encoding class I SAM-dependent methyltransferase, with product MEQTRRMDALYGFQRHIYDATRRFYLLGRDRLLEDLRVPRGGSVLEMGCGTGRNLAALARLRPDLKLCGLDVSGKMLETAGRTLRGTGASLALRPAESPDCLCAFGRERFDAVFYSYCLSMIPEWEQALDAGWDAVAPGGTLAVVDFWGQGGLPDWLEALHARWLALFGVHPRAGLLPRLRAMERASGARLTVDRVRGGYACLAWLEKPA from the coding sequence ATGGAACAGACACGGCGCATGGACGCTCTCTACGGCTTCCAGCGGCATATTTACGACGCCACGCGCCGCTTTTACCTGCTGGGGCGCGACAGGCTCCTGGAGGACCTGCGCGTGCCCAGGGGCGGCAGCGTGCTGGAGATGGGCTGCGGCACGGGGCGCAACCTGGCGGCCCTGGCGCGCCTGCGCCCGGACCTGAAGCTCTGCGGACTGGACGTTTCGGGCAAGATGCTCGAAACCGCCGGGCGCACCCTGCGCGGCACCGGCGCGTCCCTGGCCCTGCGCCCGGCCGAATCGCCGGACTGCCTGTGCGCGTTCGGCAGGGAGCGCTTCGACGCGGTGTTCTACTCCTACTGCCTCTCCATGATCCCGGAGTGGGAACAGGCCCTGGACGCCGGCTGGGACGCCGTGGCCCCGGGCGGCACGCTGGCCGTGGTTGATTTCTGGGGCCAGGGCGGCCTGCCGGACTGGCTGGAGGCGCTCCACGCGCGCTGGCTGGCGCTCTTCGGGGTGCACCCCCGGGCCGGGCTCCTGCCCCGCCTGCGCGCCATGGAGCGCGCCTCCGGGGCGCGCCTCACCGTGGACCGCGTGCGCGGCGGCTACGCCTGCCTGGCCTGGCTGGAAAAACCCGCCTGA
- a CDS encoding DUF362 domain-containing protein, whose protein sequence is MAPRPDKPSVVHFASLRARGPKENKIARLARLFDLAGFKKLAARQALAAVKVHFGELGNDTFVSPVLIRPLVEKLRQYGANPFLTDTATLYSGSRHNAVDHLRTATLHGFTPETAGAPVLMADGLRGNDWREVSIRRKHFQSVKIASGILDADSLLAVSHFKGHEMAGFGGAVKNLAMGCSPPAGKRDQHSPRFQVNREACIGCGHCLKVCPEGAVTLADQKAAIDKKVCVGCGECLTVCKPKAVSMDWATEIGPFTEKMVEYALGAVKNKKGRCGYVNFLVNVTPDCDCASWSDAPIVPDIGILASSDPVAIDKACLDLVNGQAGLKGSKLTCNLAPGEHKFQGLWRHTKGDLQLTYAEEIGLGTANYELVEI, encoded by the coding sequence ATGGCCCCCCGCCCCGACAAGCCGTCCGTGGTCCACTTCGCCAGCCTGCGCGCACGAGGCCCCAAGGAGAACAAGATCGCCCGCCTTGCCAGGCTCTTCGACCTCGCCGGGTTCAAAAAACTGGCCGCGCGCCAGGCCCTGGCCGCCGTGAAGGTCCATTTCGGGGAACTGGGCAACGACACCTTCGTGAGCCCCGTGCTCATCCGCCCCCTGGTGGAGAAGCTGCGCCAGTACGGCGCGAACCCCTTCCTCACCGACACCGCCACACTCTATTCCGGCTCGCGCCACAACGCCGTGGACCACCTGCGCACCGCGACGCTCCACGGCTTCACCCCCGAGACTGCGGGCGCGCCCGTGCTCATGGCCGACGGGCTGCGCGGCAACGACTGGCGCGAGGTGTCCATCCGCCGCAAGCATTTCCAGTCCGTGAAGATCGCCTCCGGCATCCTCGACGCCGATTCGCTTCTGGCCGTGAGCCATTTCAAGGGCCACGAAATGGCGGGTTTCGGCGGGGCCGTGAAGAACCTGGCCATGGGCTGCTCGCCCCCGGCCGGCAAGCGCGACCAGCACTCCCCCCGTTTCCAGGTGAACCGCGAAGCCTGCATCGGCTGCGGCCACTGCCTCAAGGTCTGCCCCGAGGGCGCGGTGACCCTCGCCGACCAAAAGGCCGCCATCGACAAGAAGGTCTGCGTGGGCTGCGGCGAGTGCCTCACCGTTTGCAAGCCCAAGGCCGTCTCCATGGACTGGGCCACCGAGATCGGCCCCTTCACCGAAAAGATGGTGGAATACGCCCTGGGCGCGGTGAAGAACAAGAAGGGCCGCTGCGGCTACGTCAACTTTCTGGTGAACGTCACCCCGGACTGCGACTGCGCTTCCTGGTCCGACGCGCCCATCGTGCCCGACATCGGCATCCTGGCCTCCAGCGACCCCGTGGCCATCGACAAGGCCTGCCTCGACCTGGTGAACGGCCAGGCCGGGCTGAAGGGCTCCAAGCTCACCTGCAACCTGGCCCCGGGCGAACACAAGTTCCAGGGCCTCTGGCGCCACACCAAGGGCGACCTCCAGCTGACCTACGCCGAGGAGATCGGCCTGGGCACGGCCAACTACGAACTCGTCGAAATCTGA
- a CDS encoding acetate uptake transporter, with product MDQQTANPAPVGLLGFGMTTILLNIHNAGFFPISAMILAMGIFYGGIAQVIAGILEYKKGNTFAYTAFTSYGMFWLTLVFLIVAPKWGITGPTEHAYMGWYLFVWGLFTFFMFLGTKGKSPVLRFIFGSLVVLFMLLAVRDWSGSALIGTIAGWEGIVCGASAFYLGVAEVLEAAQGRKVLPF from the coding sequence ATGGATCAGCAGACAGCCAACCCCGCACCGGTGGGTCTTCTCGGTTTCGGGATGACCACCATCCTGCTCAACATCCACAACGCCGGATTCTTCCCCATCAGCGCCATGATTCTGGCCATGGGCATCTTCTACGGCGGCATCGCCCAGGTGATCGCGGGCATTCTGGAATACAAGAAGGGCAACACCTTCGCCTACACGGCCTTCACCAGCTACGGCATGTTCTGGCTGACGCTGGTGTTTTTGATCGTGGCCCCCAAGTGGGGCATCACCGGCCCCACGGAGCACGCCTACATGGGCTGGTACCTTTTCGTGTGGGGTCTGTTCACCTTCTTCATGTTCCTGGGCACCAAGGGCAAGAGCCCGGTGCTGCGCTTCATCTTCGGCTCGCTCGTGGTGCTGTTCATGCTGCTGGCCGTGCGCGACTGGTCCGGATCGGCGCTGATCGGCACCATCGCGGGCTGGGAGGGCATCGTCTGCGGGGCCTCGGCCTTCTACCTGGGCGTTGCCGAGGTGCTGGAGGCCGCGCAGGGCCGCAAGGTGCTGCCCTTCTAG
- a CDS encoding DUF3419 family protein: MPNQSAALLGAAVRQHPTLSRQGLLERLFCWWFSGMVYNQIWEDPRVDLEALEIGPEHDVLSIASGGCNVCHYLLAGARSVTAVDLNAHHVHLSRLKLEAARRLPGHEAFFRFFGLGGHPDNPRAYREHIEPALPPETARYWSTRPNPLAGPRIAMFRDNLYDRSRTGRFLGLLRALCRLAGRDPARILKAATLEEQREAYRRELEPLFESLPVRLLSRCSPALFSLGVPPQQLRALDGECPGGLLDEYRRRVERLACAFPVADNPFAWQAFSRRYDTARRKALPDYLRPERFSELQEQAPRARVFHDSLQARLERTPARSLDRYALLDAQDWMTPEALRRLWTQIARTARPGARVVFRTGAWDSPLEAALPPSLSRRFRHERERSRELGAKERCAIYGAVHLYVMEG, encoded by the coding sequence ATGCCGAACCAAAGCGCCGCGCTCCTGGGAGCCGCCGTGCGCCAGCATCCGACCCTAAGCCGCCAGGGCCTGCTGGAACGTCTTTTTTGCTGGTGGTTTTCGGGGATGGTCTACAACCAGATATGGGAAGACCCCCGCGTGGACCTGGAAGCCCTGGAGATCGGCCCGGAGCACGACGTGCTCTCCATCGCCTCCGGCGGCTGCAACGTCTGCCACTACCTGCTGGCCGGGGCGCGCTCCGTCACGGCCGTGGACCTCAACGCCCACCACGTGCACCTGAGCCGCCTCAAGCTGGAGGCCGCCCGGCGCCTCCCCGGCCACGAGGCTTTCTTCCGCTTCTTCGGCCTGGGCGGACACCCGGACAACCCGCGCGCCTACCGAGAGCACATCGAACCCGCCCTGCCTCCGGAAACGGCCCGCTACTGGTCCACGCGCCCGAACCCTCTGGCCGGACCGCGCATCGCCATGTTCCGCGACAACCTCTACGACCGCTCCCGCACCGGCCGCTTCCTGGGCCTCCTGCGCGCCCTGTGCCGTCTCGCGGGGCGCGACCCCGCGCGCATCCTGAAGGCCGCCACTCTGGAGGAACAGCGCGAGGCCTATCGCCGCGAACTGGAGCCCCTCTTCGAGAGCCTGCCCGTGCGGCTGCTCTCCCGCTGCTCCCCGGCGCTCTTCAGCCTGGGCGTGCCGCCCCAGCAGCTGCGCGCCCTGGACGGAGAGTGCCCCGGCGGCCTCCTGGACGAATACCGCCGCCGCGTGGAGCGCCTGGCCTGCGCCTTCCCGGTGGCCGACAACCCCTTCGCCTGGCAGGCCTTCTCCAGGCGCTACGACACCGCGCGCCGTAAGGCCCTGCCGGACTACCTGCGCCCCGAACGCTTCAGCGAACTCCAGGAGCAGGCCCCCCGCGCCCGCGTGTTCCACGACAGCCTCCAGGCCCGCCTGGAGCGCACCCCCGCCCGCTCCCTGGACCGCTACGCGCTCCTGGACGCCCAGGACTGGATGACCCCCGAGGCGCTGCGCCGCCTCTGGACGCAGATCGCACGCACGGCGCGGCCCGGCGCGAGGGTGGTCTTCCGCACCGGGGCCTGGGACTCGCCCCTGGAGGCGGCCCTTCCCCCCTCCCTGTCGCGGCGGTTCCGGCACGAACGGGAGCGCTCCAGGGAGCTGGGGGCCAAAGAACGCTGCGCCATCTACGGGGCGGTCCATCTCTACGTGATGGAGGGATGA
- a CDS encoding DUF1501 domain-containing protein: MKRRDFLSAMAVGAMGGLIPAPARAQASRRLVVFFLRGGLDGLSALVPLEERWYWQARPSIAIPPPGEPGGALPLAKGFGLHPALEPLRRLWDEKLLAVIPACGLPSPVRTHPEAQRDMESGLPGDRHAAEGWMSRLLPLLEKNAKGLTLAVRPPLIGQGKPGLRNVQPTGYPPSIWRLERPAAFAAFDAAYKGMDALGRMYRQSQITLRNKLVELDREISVSAGGAPSVHALPQLAGQVADYLSKAPDARLVFAALGGFDAHFQQGAGSGRLAEAFLSLGKGMEAMAKALGPDLERTAVLFLSEFGRSLRENEFSGTDNGYATLCMVLGGGVAGGALHGPWPGLAPDKLADGLDLAVTVDFREPLAEIAQRHLGLDRAALAQILPGYMPTGAIRSLFNAPPS; encoded by the coding sequence GTGAAACGCAGGGATTTCCTGTCGGCCATGGCCGTGGGGGCAATGGGGGGGCTGATCCCGGCCCCGGCGCGCGCCCAGGCGTCCCGGCGGCTGGTGGTCTTCTTCCTGCGCGGCGGCCTGGACGGGCTTTCGGCCCTGGTTCCCCTGGAGGAGCGCTGGTACTGGCAGGCCAGGCCTTCCATCGCCATCCCGCCCCCGGGGGAGCCGGGCGGCGCGCTGCCCCTGGCGAAGGGCTTCGGGCTGCACCCTGCACTGGAGCCCCTGCGCAGGCTCTGGGACGAGAAACTCCTGGCCGTGATCCCCGCCTGCGGGCTGCCCTCGCCCGTGCGCACCCATCCCGAAGCCCAGCGCGACATGGAGAGCGGCCTGCCCGGCGACCGCCACGCGGCCGAGGGCTGGATGTCCCGGCTGCTGCCGCTCCTGGAGAAGAACGCCAAGGGGCTCACCCTGGCGGTGAGGCCGCCCCTGATCGGGCAGGGCAAGCCGGGCCTGCGCAACGTGCAGCCCACGGGCTATCCGCCTTCCATCTGGCGGCTGGAGCGCCCCGCGGCCTTCGCGGCCTTCGACGCGGCCTACAAAGGCATGGACGCCCTGGGGCGCATGTACCGCCAGTCGCAGATCACGCTGCGCAACAAACTCGTGGAACTGGACCGTGAAATTTCCGTGTCCGCCGGGGGTGCGCCTTCGGTGCACGCCCTGCCGCAGCTGGCCGGACAGGTGGCGGACTACCTCTCCAAGGCGCCGGACGCGCGTCTGGTCTTCGCGGCGCTGGGGGGCTTCGACGCTCATTTCCAGCAGGGCGCGGGCTCGGGCAGGCTGGCGGAGGCGTTTCTCTCGCTGGGCAAGGGCATGGAGGCCATGGCCAAGGCCCTGGGGCCGGACCTGGAGCGCACGGCGGTGCTCTTCCTGAGCGAGTTCGGGCGCAGCCTGCGCGAGAACGAGTTCTCGGGCACGGACAACGGCTACGCCACCCTGTGCATGGTCCTGGGGGGCGGCGTGGCCGGGGGGGCGCTGCACGGCCCATGGCCCGGGCTCGCCCCGGACAAGCTGGCCGACGGCCTGGACCTGGCCGTCACCGTGGATTTCCGTGAGCCCCTGGCCGAGATCGCCCAGCGCCACCTGGGCCTGGACCGGGCCGCCCTGGCTCAGATCCTGCCGGGCTACATGCCCACGGGCGCGATTCGCAGCCTCTTCAACGCCCCGCCCTCTTAA
- a CDS encoding DUF1800 domain-containing protein: MAVHVLDRLSFGPYPGEIERVRAMGWQVYVEEQLAPEKMALPRALTDRLAALPTQSMDTVALFRAYGPKPPGGPRKTPTLDEINQAKEKAAVIQNEAAEARLWRAILSPRQLEELLVGFWCNHFNVPASKGLAHLWVGSFEREAVRPHVLGRFEDMLLAATRHPAMLIHLENWLSASPESPAGKALQRPLAELHARELLSSHTMGADAKPKAQDVQSLALILAGWTVGSPRTPQDGGGFTFDERRHDMRDKPFLGQTVKGQGVAEGVEALKLLAARPETARSLAGKLARFFVADAPPRELEERLAKAWLDSGGDLRVVLGALFASPEFADARFAGTKFKNPERWLVSVARAASRPVVETRSLAEHLEWLDMPLYDAPGTSGFRDAQEAWLTAEGLLKRLNLAVQAGQGGLPCWSPGTWRALEPLDAQTLAAVMGRTPSPDTAQALRDAAPDLKAGVFLGSPEAQRH, encoded by the coding sequence ATGGCAGTGCATGTGCTGGACCGCCTCTCCTTCGGCCCCTATCCCGGCGAGATCGAGCGCGTGCGCGCCATGGGCTGGCAGGTCTACGTGGAGGAGCAGCTGGCCCCGGAGAAGATGGCCCTGCCGCGCGCGCTCACCGATCGCCTGGCCGCCCTGCCCACCCAGTCCATGGACACCGTGGCGCTCTTTCGCGCCTACGGCCCCAAGCCTCCGGGAGGCCCGCGCAAGACGCCCACCCTGGACGAGATCAACCAGGCCAAGGAAAAGGCCGCCGTGATCCAGAACGAGGCCGCCGAGGCCAGGCTGTGGCGGGCCATCCTCTCGCCGCGCCAGCTGGAGGAGCTGCTCGTGGGCTTCTGGTGCAACCATTTCAACGTGCCCGCCTCCAAGGGGCTGGCCCACCTCTGGGTGGGCAGCTTCGAGCGCGAGGCCGTACGGCCCCACGTCCTGGGCCGCTTCGAAGACATGCTCCTGGCGGCCACGCGCCACCCGGCCATGCTCATCCACCTGGAGAACTGGCTCTCGGCCTCGCCGGAGAGCCCGGCTGGCAAGGCCCTACAGCGTCCCCTGGCGGAACTGCACGCCAGGGAGCTGCTCTCGAGCCACACCATGGGGGCCGACGCCAAGCCGAAGGCCCAGGACGTGCAATCCCTGGCGCTCATCCTGGCCGGATGGACCGTCGGCTCTCCGCGCACCCCCCAGGACGGCGGCGGCTTCACCTTCGACGAGCGCCGCCACGACATGCGCGACAAGCCCTTCCTGGGCCAGACCGTCAAGGGGCAGGGCGTGGCCGAGGGCGTGGAGGCCTTGAAGCTTCTGGCCGCCCGACCCGAGACGGCCCGCAGCCTGGCGGGCAAGCTGGCGCGGTTCTTCGTGGCCGACGCGCCTCCCCGGGAACTGGAGGAGCGCCTTGCCAAGGCCTGGCTGGACAGCGGAGGCGACCTGCGCGTCGTGCTGGGGGCGCTCTTCGCCTCGCCGGAATTCGCGGACGCGCGTTTCGCGGGGACCAAATTCAAGAACCCCGAGCGCTGGCTGGTCTCGGTGGCGCGGGCCGCCTCGCGCCCCGTGGTCGAGACGCGCAGCCTGGCCGAACACCTGGAATGGCTGGACATGCCCCTCTACGACGCTCCGGGCACGTCGGGCTTCCGCGACGCGCAGGAGGCCTGGCTCACGGCCGAGGGGCTGCTCAAACGGCTGAACCTGGCGGTGCAGGCGGGGCAGGGGGGCTTGCCCTGCTGGTCGCCCGGGACGTGGCGCGCCCTGGAGCCCCTGGACGCCCAGACCCTGGCCGCCGTCATGGGGCGCACGCCGTCGCCGGATACGGCCCAGGCCCTGCGGGACGCGGCCCCGGACCTCAAGGCGGGCGTTTTCCTGGGCTCGCCCGAGGCGCAGAGGCACTAG
- a CDS encoding ATP-dependent 6-phosphofructokinase, translating to MPSRAKPKGLDTRIPVLGPAKVESPLTYCHFVSDEQRVPIRLSPEDLDDGSQESDVLFEPAGPRDTIYFDSSKVKAAIVTCGGLCPGINDVIRAIVMEARHNYNVAATLGIRYGLQGFIPEYGHQIMELDHRNVSNIHEFGGTILGSSRGPQKPEDIVDALERSNIGVLFVIGGDGTLKAARKIYEEVTRRGTRISVIGVPKTIDNDISLVTQSFGFDTAVEKATEAIRCAHTEAIGAKNGIGLVKLMGRESGFIAAQATLALKEVNYVLVPEDPFELHGEHGLLPALERRLADRRHAVIVVAEGAGQHLLRQSGQTDASGNLVLGDVAKLLTSEIGAYLGERGMPHTIKYIDPSYIIRSVPANANDRVYCGFLGQFAVHAAMAGKTGMVVSKVYGRFVHLPFDLVTRRRKKLDLTSDYWRAVLESTGQFAISPMSKKGSPACPITGEMVRT from the coding sequence ATGCCCAGCCGCGCCAAACCCAAAGGCCTCGACACCCGCATCCCCGTCCTGGGGCCGGCCAAGGTGGAATCGCCCCTGACCTACTGCCACTTCGTCTCCGACGAGCAGCGCGTGCCCATCCGCCTCTCCCCCGAGGACCTGGACGACGGCTCCCAGGAATCAGATGTGCTCTTCGAGCCCGCCGGGCCGCGCGACACCATCTATTTCGATTCCTCCAAGGTGAAGGCGGCCATCGTCACCTGCGGCGGCCTGTGCCCGGGCATCAACGACGTGATCCGGGCCATCGTGATGGAGGCGCGCCACAACTACAACGTGGCCGCCACCCTGGGCATCCGCTACGGACTGCAGGGCTTCATCCCAGAGTACGGCCACCAGATCATGGAGCTGGACCACCGCAACGTCTCAAACATCCACGAGTTCGGCGGCACCATCCTGGGTTCCTCGCGCGGGCCCCAGAAGCCAGAGGACATCGTGGACGCCCTGGAGCGCTCCAACATCGGCGTGCTCTTCGTCATCGGAGGCGACGGCACCCTCAAGGCCGCCAGAAAGATCTACGAGGAGGTCACGCGGCGCGGGACCAGGATCTCCGTCATCGGCGTGCCCAAGACCATCGACAACGACATCTCCCTGGTCACCCAGTCCTTCGGCTTCGACACGGCCGTGGAGAAGGCCACCGAGGCCATCCGCTGCGCCCACACCGAGGCCATCGGGGCCAAGAACGGCATCGGCCTGGTGAAGCTCATGGGGCGCGAGTCCGGGTTCATCGCGGCCCAGGCCACCCTGGCCCTCAAGGAGGTCAACTACGTCCTCGTGCCCGAGGACCCCTTCGAGCTGCATGGCGAGCACGGCCTGCTTCCGGCCCTGGAGCGCCGCCTGGCCGACCGCCGCCACGCCGTCATCGTGGTGGCCGAGGGCGCGGGACAGCACCTGCTGCGCCAGAGCGGACAGACCGACGCCTCGGGCAACCTTGTGCTGGGCGACGTGGCCAAGCTCCTCACCAGCGAGATCGGGGCCTACCTGGGCGAGCGCGGCATGCCCCACACCATCAAGTACATCGACCCCAGCTACATCATCCGTTCCGTGCCCGCCAACGCCAACGACCGCGTCTACTGCGGCTTCCTGGGCCAGTTCGCCGTGCACGCGGCCATGGCGGGAAAGACGGGCATGGTGGTCAGCAAGGTCTACGGACGCTTCGTGCACCTGCCCTTCGATTTGGTGACGCGCAGGCGCAAGAAATTGGACCTCACCTCGGACTACTGGCGGGCCGTGTTGGAATCAACGGGGCAGTTCGCCATCTCGCCCATGAGCAAGAAGGGGTCTCCGGCCTGCCCGATCACGGGCGAGATGGTGCGGACCTAG